In Colletotrichum higginsianum IMI 349063 chromosome 3, whole genome shotgun sequence, a genomic segment contains:
- a CDS encoding FAD dependent oxidoreductase produces the protein MAEPSNKSFLIVGAGVFGASTALHLIRAHPDASVTLVDRNAYDAPIRVAASWDWNKVVRADYLDIEYMRLTLEAKKHWSEDPLWKPFYHESGVYWVSPSNFAERMQENYKQLGVDSGLFSLSVDEAKRQYGGIFADADFTGVKEVFVNKNSGWGEAKEALQRTIEEAVKLGVKYVEAEIAKLEFDGGGAATGVQTVEGESIKAAHVILSTGAYTAKLLADSAPERTELHAGDRFVAAAVTEGFTPVTGENAKDLYDGPVGISTVPPSRGASNGSVPHSKDKTLKFWGQIIFRNTQSHLNGSRFSAPPPASDYAQLDVPKTLRDDVDYAGKSLFGKNSADFKNENYRICWEAVTPDEDFIISPHSASKNLYVATCGSFHGWKFLPILGKYVVQMLEGSLEEKLAKKWSWDRSFPTPTHRAWPRRELSDLQ, from the exons ATGGCCGAACCCTCGAACAAGTCCTTCCTgatcgtcggcgccggcgtctttGGCGCCTCCACGGCGTTGCACCTCATCAGAGCGCACCCGGACGCCAGTGTgaccctcgtcgaccgcaACGCCTACGACGCGCCCATTCGCGTGGCCGCCTCGTGGGACTGGAACAAGGTCGTGCGCGCCGACTACCTCGACATCGAGTACATGCGGCTTACgctcgaggccaagaagcacTGGTCTGAGGACCCCCTCTGGAAGCCCTTTTACCACGAGAGTGGCGTCTACTGGGTCTCGCCCAGCAACTTTGCCGAGCGGATGCAGGAGAACTACAagcagctcggcgtcgactcgGGTCTCTTCTCCCTGTCTgtggacgaggccaagaggCAGTACGGCGGCATCTTCGCGGACGCCGACTTCACCGGCGTCAAGGAGGTGTTTGTGAACAAGAACAGCGGGTGgggcgaggccaaggaggcaCTGCAGAGAACGATTgaggaggccgtcaagcTGGGCGTCAAGTACGTCGAGGCGGAGATTGCAAAACTCGAGTTCGATGGCGGTGGTGCTGCAACAGGCGTGCAGacggtcgagggcgagtcCATCAAGGCGGCGCACGTTATCTTGTCCACGGGCGCTTACACGGCCAAGTTGCTGGCTGACAGCGCCCCTGAGCGGACTGAGCTCCATGCCGGGGACCGAtttgttgccgccgccgtgacCGAGGGCTTCACGCCTGTCACCGGAGAAAACGCCAAAGATCTGTACGACGGGCCGGTTGGTATCTCAACTGTACCTCCGTCGAGAG GTGCGAGCAACGGAAGCGTCCCCCACTCGAAAGACAAGACCCTCAAGTTCTGGGGCCAGATCATCTTCAGGAACACGCAGTCCCATCTGAACGGCAGCCGGTTCTCGGCCcccccgccggcctcggACTACGCGCAGCTCGATGTGCCCAAGACGCTGAGAGACGACGTGGACTACGCCGGCAAGAGTCTCTTCGGCAAGAACAGTGCCGATTTCAAGAACGAGAACTACCGTATCTGCTG GGAGGCCGTGACGCCCGACGAAGACTTCATCATCTCCCCGCACTCTGCGAGCAAGAATTTGTACGTTGCCACCTGCGGATCCTTCCACGGCTGGAAGTTTCTGCCCATCCTGGGCAAGTATGTGGTGCAGATGCTCGAGGGGTCTctggaggagaagctggccaagaagTGGTCGTGGGACAGATCGTTCCCTACTCCAACTCACAGGGCGTGGCCTAGGAGGGAGCTTAGTGATTTACAGTAG